The nucleotide window CGCGGGCCGCGCCGACCACGCCCATGGGGGAGTCCGCCTCGCGTTCGCCGTCGCCGAAGGTCGCGTCCCACAGGGCGGGGATCTTGGCGGGCAGGGAGATCAACGACTCGACGCCGTTCTCCATCATGTCGCCCATGCGGTCCACGGACTCGGTGAAGGAGAGCGGGACGATGCCGGCGGCGGGCGTGAAGCCGAGGAAGCCGGCGTAGACGTACTTGCCCTCGACGTAGCCGCCCTGGCCGTCGGTCTTGCTGACCTGGTTCTTGATGAGGGTGGTCGTGAGGTCGAGCTCCTTGCCCTTGCGCTCGACGGTGAGGGTGACCTGCTTGCCGGGGTTGGAGCGGATGTCGGCCTGGAGGGCGGCCCAGTCCTCGACACGTTCGCCGTCGAAGGCGACGATCTTGTCTCCGGCCTTCAGGCCCGCGGCCTTGGCGGGGGTGTCCTCGTCGCCCTTCGCGCACTTCGTGCGCTCCTCGCTGGCCTGGATGACGCAGTCGGAGACCTTGCCGACCGTGGTCGTCTGGGCCTGGGCGCCGAACGTCATCATCACGCCGAGGAAGATCGCGACGGCGAGGACAAGGTTCATGAACGGGCCCGCGAACATCACGATGACGCGCTTCCAGGGCTTGCGCGTGTAGAACATCCGGTTCTCGTCGCCCGGCTTGAGCTCCTCGAACGCGGCGGCGCGGGCGTCCTCGATCATCCCGCGGAACGGGGACGTCGAGCGGGCCTCGATGCGGCCGTCCTGGCCCGGCGGGAACATGCCGATCATGCGGATGAAGCCGCCGAGCGGGATCGCCTTGATGCCGTACTCCGTCTCGCCCTTCTGCCGTGACCAGACGGTCGGGCCGAAGCCCACCATGTACTGGGGCACGCGGATACCGAAGAGCTTGGCGGTGGAGAGGTGGCCCAGCTCGTGCCAGGCGATGGAGATTGCGAGGCCGATCGCGAAGACGACTATGCCGAGGATGAACATCAGGGTCGTCATGCACGGGCCTCCGCGGTCGTCCGCTCGGTGGGTTCGTCGTCTGTCGTACGCGTGAGCTCACGGGCCCGGGCGCGGGCCCAGGTCTCCGCTTCGAGGACGTCGGCCACGGTCAGGGAAGTTCCCGTTCCGGGTGTGCCGTGCTCCTCGACCACGCGGGTCACGGTCTCGATGATCGAGTTGAACTGCAGGCCGCCCTTGAGGAACGCGTCGACGCACTCCTCGTTGGCCGCATTGAACACCGCCGGGGCGGTGCCCGCGAGCTGTCCCACGTGCCGCGCGAGGCCGACCGACGGGAAGGCGTCGTTGTCGAGCGGGAAGAACTCCCAGCTGGAGGCCTTGCTCCAGTCGAAGGCGGGCGCCGCGCCCGGGACCCGCTCCGGCCAGCCGAGGCCGATGGCGATGGGGCCGCGCATGTCGGGGGGCGTCGCCTGCGCCATCGTCGATCCGTCCGTGAACTCAACCATCGAGTGGACATACGACTGGGGGTGCACGACGACCTCAATGCGGTCGAAGGGAATGTCGTAGAGGAGGTGTGCCTCGATGACTTCCAGGCCCTTGTTGACGAGGGTCGCGGAGTTGATCGTGATGACCGGGCCCATGGCCCAGGTGGGGTGCGCGAGCGCGTCGGCGGGCGTCACATCGGCCAGCTCCGCCTTCGTACGGCCGCGGAACGGGCCCCCGGAGGCGGTCACGACCAGCTTGCGCACGTCGGCCCGGGTGCCCGAGGCGAGGGCCTGGAAGAGGGCGGCGTGCTCGGAGTCGACCGGGATGATCTGGCCCGGCTTGGCCAGCGCCTTCACCAACGGGCCGCCGACGATGAGCGACTCCTTGTTGGCGAGCGCGAGGGTGCGGCCCGCCTCCAGGGCGGCGAGGGTGGGGGCCAGGCCGATGGAGCCGGTGATGCCGTTGAGCACCGTGTGGCAGTCGGAGGCGGCGAGCTCTGTGGCCGCGTCGGGTCCCGCGAGGATCTCGGGAAGGGGCTCCCCGGCCCCGTACGCGGCGGTCAGGGCCTCACGCAGTGCCGGGGCGGTGTCCTCCCGGGCGACGGCGACGGTCCGTACCCGCAGGCGGTGCGCCTGCTCGGCGAGCAGTTCCACCCTCCCCCCGGCGGCGGAGAGCCCGGTGACGCGGAAGCGGTCCGGGTTGCGCAGGACGAGGTCGATGGCCTGGGTGCCGATCGAGCCGGTCGATCCGAGGATCACCACATCCCGTACGCCCTCGACGGGGTCGAAGACGAGATGCGGGTCGGCGAGGGGGGCGGGACTGTCGCTCATCCCTCCATTGTTGCCGCATCCGGTGTCCGGCAGGACCACGCGTCCCCCCGTTGACCCACTTCGTGCCGTGTGTGGTTGACGAGGGCATTTCTCCGTTTGTGAAGCACGGGTGAAGAGGGAGGTGGTATGACTTCTCCCCTGAACCGGTCCGATAGTCGGATCAACCGATCGTCGGTGGTTGAGGACGATCGTGAACGAGGATCCTGGGGGGATCTGCATGCCCTTGCGCATACGCGCCCGCGCCGCCCTGCCCGCGCTCGCCGGAGCCGTGGCCCTCACCGGCACCCTGCTGAGCAGCCCCGCCGGGGCCGCCGGCGGCGTGATCATCTACCGGGTCTACTTCGACACCCCGGGCAAGGACACGCGGACGAACGCGGCCTACAACGGCGAGTGGGTTCAGATCAAGAACACGAGCTCGAAGGCGATCTCGCTGAAGGGCTGGGTGCTCAAGGACCCCGACAACCACAAGTACACGTTCCTCGACGTGAAGATCGGGGCGGGCAAGTACATCAAGGTCCGCACGGGGTCGGGCACCGACACCGCCGCGACCAAGTACCAGAACCGCAGGGCCTACGTGTGGAACAACACCAGTGACACGGCGACGCTGCTGAAGGCGAGCGGGTCGAAGGTGGACTCCTGTTCCTGGAGCACGCGGGACGGCAGCGACAAGTACTGCTGACGCTTCGCCGGGGGGCCGTGTTTCGGCTGCGGGTCGGTCGGGGCCGGTCGCGCCCACGTGGCGGAGCCGTATGCCGACGCAGCCCCGCGCCCCCGAGTTGCATGGAGGCGCGGGGAACTGTGAAGTCACCGGATGCGGCGGTGGACGTTCTCCTTCTCGCTCCGGCCCGGGGTCGCGTCGGCGATCCACGGGCCCTCGCCCGACGGGTCGATCACGCCCTCCTCCAGCCATTCGTACACTCCCCCGAGCACGCCCTTGACCACCTTGCGGTCGAGGTCGTCGGTGTTGCTCCAGAGGCGGCCGAAGAGTTCCTCGACCCGTAGGCGTGACTGGCGGCAGAAGGCGTCGGCCAGTTGGTAGGCCTCACGGCCGTGGTCGGTGGTGGTGCGGAGCAGTTCCGCGCGCACCACGGCCGCGCTCATCGCGAAGAGTTCGGCGCCGATGTCGACGATCCGGCCCAGGAAGCCCTGCTTGGTCTCCATACGGCCCTGCCAGCGGGACATGGCGTAGAAGGTCGAGCGGGCTAGCTTGCGGGCGTTCCGTTCGACGTAGCGCAGATGGGCGGAGAGGTCGGGGTGGCCTGCGGGGTGGAAGTCGCCGTACGAGCGTGGGAGCTGGCCCGGGCCCGCGACGAGTTTCGGCAGCCACCTGGCGTAGAAGACGCCCGCGTTCGCGCCCGCCCTCGCCTTGTCGGACAGGGATTTCTCGGGGTCGATGAGGTCGCCGGCCACGGAGAGGTGGGCGTCGACGGCCTCGCGGGCGATCA belongs to Streptomyces graminofaciens and includes:
- a CDS encoding lamin tail domain-containing protein, translated to MPLRIRARAALPALAGAVALTGTLLSSPAGAAGGVIIYRVYFDTPGKDTRTNAAYNGEWVQIKNTSSKAISLKGWVLKDPDNHKYTFLDVKIGAGKYIKVRTGSGTDTAATKYQNRRAYVWNNTSDTATLLKASGSKVDSCSWSTRDGSDKYC
- a CDS encoding M50 family metallopeptidase; translation: MTTLMFILGIVVFAIGLAISIAWHELGHLSTAKLFGIRVPQYMVGFGPTVWSRQKGETEYGIKAIPLGGFIRMIGMFPPGQDGRIEARSTSPFRGMIEDARAAAFEELKPGDENRMFYTRKPWKRVIVMFAGPFMNLVLAVAIFLGVMMTFGAQAQTTTVGKVSDCVIQASEERTKCAKGDEDTPAKAAGLKAGDKIVAFDGERVEDWAALQADIRSNPGKQVTLTVERKGKELDLTTTLIKNQVSKTDGQGGYVEGKYVYAGFLGFTPAAGIVPLSFTESVDRMGDMMENGVESLISLPAKIPALWDATFGDGEREADSPMGVVGAARVGGEIFTMDIPATQQLATFLMLLAGFNLSLFLFNMLPLLPLDGGHIAGALWESLRRNAAKVLRRPDPGPFDVAKLMPVAYVVAGIFVCFTILVLIADVVNPVRIS
- the dxr gene encoding 1-deoxy-D-xylulose-5-phosphate reductoisomerase, whose protein sequence is MSDSPAPLADPHLVFDPVEGVRDVVILGSTGSIGTQAIDLVLRNPDRFRVTGLSAAGGRVELLAEQAHRLRVRTVAVAREDTAPALREALTAAYGAGEPLPEILAGPDAATELAASDCHTVLNGITGSIGLAPTLAALEAGRTLALANKESLIVGGPLVKALAKPGQIIPVDSEHAALFQALASGTRADVRKLVVTASGGPFRGRTKAELADVTPADALAHPTWAMGPVITINSATLVNKGLEVIEAHLLYDIPFDRIEVVVHPQSYVHSMVEFTDGSTMAQATPPDMRGPIAIGLGWPERVPGAAPAFDWSKASSWEFFPLDNDAFPSVGLARHVGQLAGTAPAVFNAANEECVDAFLKGGLQFNSIIETVTRVVEEHGTPGTGTSLTVADVLEAETWARARARELTRTTDDEPTERTTAEARA